Part of the Anaerohalosphaeraceae bacterium genome is shown below.
CCGGGTTTTCCATCCCAATTCCCGAATGGCGCGGGAGGCATCGGCTGTGAGCACCGGCGGGTCGCCCGGACGGCGGGACGTCTCTTCCACACGAAACGAACGCCCTGACACACGCCGCACCGTGTCAATCACCTGACGGACGGAATAGCCGGTTCCGTTGCCCAGGTTGTACACCAGCTCGCGCTGGTTCGCCAGCCGCTCCAGAGCCAGCAGATGCGCTGAACACAAATCCTCCACATGGATATAGTCGCGAATGCACGTGCCGTCCGGCGTCGGATAATCCGTGCCGTAAATCCTGATGGACGGCCGTTTTCCCATCGCCGCCTGAATAATCAGCGGAATCAGATGCAACTCCGGGCGATGGTCTTCGCCGAATTGAGCATCAAAACCCGCCCCGCACGCATTAAAATAGCGAAGCGCGGCGTAGCGAAGCCGTCCCGTCTGACACTGAAAATGACACATCCGCTCTACGGCCCATTTGGTCTCTCCGTAGGGATTGATGGGGTCTTTCGGCAGGTCCTCCGGGATTGGAATCGTCCGGGGCATCCCATACACCGCCGCCGTGCTGCTGAAGACGAACTTCTCCACCCCCGCCTTCTCCATTGCCTCCAGCAGAGTCCGCGTTCGGCTCACATTGTTGTCATAATAGCGAAGCGGCGCTTCGACCGACTCGCCGACCTCGATAAAGGCCGCAAAATGCATTACGGCTTCGATTCGATGTTTTTTCAGAACCTCGACTGTAAACTCCAGATTTCCAAAATCCCCCTGCACAAACTCCGCACTTCGCACGGCGGCTCGATGTCCCTTGCTCAGATTGTCCAGCACAACCGGACGATGTCCCGCCCGAGCCAGCATCTCGGTCATGTTGCTGCCGATATAGCCGGCCCCGCCGCAAACCAGGATGTTCATTCTTTTCCTCCGTGAGAAACTGTCTTCTGAATCGAACGCAGAATTTTTTGTTCCAGCCGCGGGTCCGTCCCCAAATCAATCCACTCCGCCTTTGCCAGAACCTCCTGTCTCATTTGAAGAGACTGCCGGCGGGTACCGCTGTCTGTGATAAAACCTCCCGCTCGACTCATTCCCTCCAGCGGGCGGTCCGGAATGCTCAGCCGCCGAACCAGCACCCGGCAGTTAGCGCAGACCCGATTGCCCTCTGCTTCCATCCGAATCTCCGCAATTCGCTGAAGACTGTGCATGCTCGCCTCGGCCGTATCGGAAGGGCCGGCATTGTCCCCGCGCCAAAATTCAAAAAACTGGGCTCCTCGAAGCGGATAGGTGATAATTCGGCCTGCCTGAATGTCTGATTTTTCGATGGCAAACTGCATCCGGGTCAGGGTTTGCTCCGCCGCAGAAAAAACCTGGTCCATCGAAACCGATTCCAGACAAATCGGCTCTGTCTGTTGGCTCTGCTTTGTCGAAGCGCAGCCGGCCAGCAGTACCAGGACAAATCCGAGAAAAATCCTTTTCTGTTTCATACCTGTCTCCCTGTAAGTTAATGCAAAATTGTATCCGGAATCCTCTCTTTTCTCAAGCATCCTTTTGTTTTTTCCCTCCCGCTGTCCGTTATTCAACCTCCGGGCAAGCGGTTGTCGATAA
Proteins encoded:
- the galE gene encoding UDP-glucose 4-epimerase GalE, whose protein sequence is MNILVCGGAGYIGSNMTEMLARAGHRPVVLDNLSKGHRAAVRSAEFVQGDFGNLEFTVEVLKKHRIEAVMHFAAFIEVGESVEAPLRYYDNNVSRTRTLLEAMEKAGVEKFVFSSTAAVYGMPRTIPIPEDLPKDPINPYGETKWAVERMCHFQCQTGRLRYAALRYFNACGAGFDAQFGEDHRPELHLIPLIIQAAMGKRPSIRIYGTDYPTPDGTCIRDYIHVEDLCSAHLLALERLANQRELVYNLGNGTGYSVRQVIDTVRRVSGRSFRVEETSRRPGDPPVLTADASRAIRELGWKTRYPDLETIVESAWRFHTAHPDGYES